A window of the Megalopta genalis isolate 19385.01 chromosome 2, iyMegGena1_principal, whole genome shotgun sequence genome harbors these coding sequences:
- the LOC117225341 gene encoding UDP-glucosyltransferase 2, which translates to MKHCLSVLLVALTCCHLGSGLRILGMFPLNGHSHWVMAERLMLALAERGHQVDVVTHFPMKKTPPNYTQFSLDGSLKAVKNNIDAKTAAEFGKLNFDKLVSMAGMDICDLLSHENIQRFIKNPPNDPPYDLVVIEVFMAPCYLAFGRHLNVPIVSITTSAFSDWLEDVSGNPHNPAFVPSIFSSFGQRMGFWDRLLNTVLSKYVAYELNSRMDWMSKHVKDHFGIDVGARDLHKDIGLFLVNSHHSLNGIRPNSNGVVEVGGLHVTENGNPLSPEVEKWLDESTHGCIYFTFGSMIRIETFPEPTLRAIYTVFENIAPIRVLMKVAKKEDLLPGLPKNVMVQPWFPQVTVFKHKNIKAFITHGGLMGLQEAVYFGIPLVGVPIFGDQSTNLKNVAAKKLAVSLSSPDNITVESLSYALDKILNDDEYRTNMKRVSTLFKDRPMKAIDTAIYWVEYVGRHGNILRSPAIHLAWWQQKLLDVYGFLLACLLIVILVVVYVLRKITRLVFGCKSCSKTSSGKTSESKKRK; encoded by the exons ATGAAACACTGTCTGTCGGTTCTGCTGGTCGCGCTGACCTGCTGTCATCTTGGCAGCGGTCTCCGAATACTTGGCATGTTCCCGCTGAATGGGCACAGTCATTGGGTGATGGCGGAGCGTCTTATGCTGGCGTTGGCGGAACGCGGGCACCAGGTCGACGTGGTCACGCACTTCCCCATGAAGAAAACACCGCCGAATTACACGCAATTCTCGTTGGACGGGTCCTTGAAAGCGGTGAAAAATAATATAGATGCGAAAACCGCCGCCGAGTTCGGTAAATTGAACTTCGACAAGCTGGTCTCGATGGCTGGCATGGACATTTGCGACCTACTCTCTCACGAGAATATCCAGCGGTTTATCAAGAATCCGCCTAATGACCCGCCGTACGATCTCGTCGTTATCGAG GTGTTCATGGCCCCGTGCTACCTCGCGTTCGGCCGTCATCTGAACGTTCCCATCGTCAGCATCACGACCTCTGCTTTCAGCGACTGGCTCGAAGACGTCTCAGGAAATCCGCATAATCCCGCCTTCGTGCCGAGTATATTCAGCAGTTTCGGCCAGCGCATGGGTTTCTGGGACAGGCTGTTGAATACCGTTTTGTCGAAGTACGTGGCGTACGAGCTGAACTCCCGCATGGACTGGATGTCGAAACACGTGAAGGATCACTTCGGCATCGATGTAGGCGCCCGCGATCTTCACAAGGACATAGGCCTCTTCCTGGTCAACTCGCATCACAGCTTGAACGGCATCAGACCGAACAGCAACGGGGTCGTCGAAGTCGGTGGTCTGCACGTCACGGAAAATGGCAACCCGCTCTCCCCG GAGGTGGAGAAGTGGCTGGACGAAAGCACGCACGGTTGCATATACTTCACGTTCGGTTCGATGATCAGGATAGAGACGTTCCCGGAGCCTACCCTCAGAGCGATCTACACTGTTTTCGAAAACATCGCGCCAATAAGAGTGTTGATGAAGGTCGCGAAGAAGGAGGACCTGCTACCGGGGCTGCCGAAGAACGTGATGGTGCAACCTTGGTTCCCGCAAGTGACCGTCTTCA AACACAAGAACATAAAGGCGTTCATAACGCACGGTGGTCTTATGGGTCTCCAAGAAGCGGTCTACTTTGGGATTCCGTTGGTTGGCGTGCCCATCTTTGGTGATCAGAGCACGAACCTGAAGAACGTCGCTGCCAAGAAATTGGCAGTGTCTCTTTCGTCGCCGGATAATATCACCGTCGAGTCGCTCTCCTATGCGCTCGATAAAATCTTGAATGACGACGAGTATCG AACGAACATGAAGCGAGTCTCGACCCTATTCAAGGACCGTCCGATGAAGGCCATAGACACCGCGATTTATTGGGTGGAGTACGTCGGCAGACACGGGAACATCCTGCGATCGCCAGCCATTCATCTCGCCTGGTGGCAACAAAAACTCCTGGACGTTTACGGATTCCTGTTGGCTTGCCTTCTGATTGTGATCCTCGTCGTTGTTTACGTACTACGGAAGATAACCAGGCTGGTGTTCGGCTGTAAATCGTGTTCGAAGACGAGCAGCGGCAAAACGTCCGAGTCGAAGAAACGGAAGTGA